The following coding sequences are from one Kallotenue papyrolyticum window:
- a CDS encoding ThuA domain-containing protein — protein sequence MLHVLVLCADRWHPATTPRAGLATLAHAGAAFDWIEDGGAWSRAQLHRADVVLLTKANQRSADDTAPWMTEQIAAELIDYVQRGRGLLVIHAGLAGYEALPALRRLIGGGFVQHPPPCPVECVPQRGHAITETCTSFTVHDEHYVVALDDPAAQIIAVTRSQHGEQPGGWVRSVGSGRVCALTPGHELAVWQHPAYQRLIRRALWWCAGRDPDAPRAV from the coding sequence ATGCTCCACGTGCTGGTGCTCTGCGCCGATCGCTGGCATCCGGCGACAACCCCGCGCGCCGGCCTTGCCACCCTGGCGCACGCCGGCGCCGCCTTCGACTGGATCGAAGATGGTGGTGCATGGTCGCGCGCGCAGTTGCACCGTGCCGATGTGGTGCTCCTCACCAAAGCCAACCAGCGCTCGGCCGACGATACGGCGCCATGGATGACCGAGCAGATCGCCGCGGAGTTGATCGACTACGTGCAGCGCGGGCGCGGCTTGCTGGTGATCCATGCAGGTCTGGCCGGTTATGAAGCGCTGCCCGCGCTACGCCGGTTGATCGGCGGCGGGTTTGTTCAGCATCCGCCACCTTGTCCGGTCGAGTGTGTGCCCCAGCGCGGCCATGCGATAACAGAGACATGCACGTCGTTCACCGTCCACGATGAGCACTATGTCGTCGCGCTGGACGATCCGGCGGCGCAGATCATCGCCGTCACCCGCTCGCAGCATGGCGAGCAGCCCGGTGGCTGGGTGCGTAGCGTAGGAAGCGGGCGCGTCTGTGCCCTCACGCCCGGTCATGAGCTTGCCGTCTGGCAGCACCCGGCCTATCAGCGTTTGATCCGCCGCGCGCTGTGGTGGTGCGCCGGACGCGATCCCGATGCGCCGCGCGCTGTGTGA
- a CDS encoding beta-galactosidase codes for MSFYRPINPRAPFIWHGGDYNPEQWPPAVWDEDMRLMQQARFRVATVGVFSWVTLQPEEERYDFGWLDQVIEKLSAAGRWLCLATPTAAQPAWMSQRYPDVLRADEYGRRVHHGGRTNYCPNSPTYRHFAVQIATRLAQRYGQLPNLLIWHVSNEYATPCYCTTCAEKFRGWLRARYGSLEELNARWWTRFWSHTYTDWSQIEPPYANGERSIHGLTLDYRRFQSDSLLECFCLERDALRAITPDVPITTNLMGTYPHLNYRRWAREMDVVAWDCYPWPNADPADIAFSHDLNRGLRDGQPFLLMEQTPSTQNWQPVNALKRPGVLRLWSYLAVAHGADSVMYFQWRRSRGSCEKFHGAVVEHSGRSDTRVFREVSELGAELERLGDLTLGARTPARVAVLFDWENWWAIDAAVGPINPKEYVGFVRKHYRALWRQGVPIDIVFSDSELQRYAVVIAPMLYLLTPELAERLRHWVAEGGTLITTVFSGVVDPHDLVFAGGPPGPLREVLGLWVEETDALYPEQRNQIVWPDGRRYACGTLCDLVRLEGAEALATFGADFYAGRPALTRNPYGKGQAFYLATDAEARLLEEWYGALLAEHGIAPALRAPAGVEVVPRETGTRRLLFVLNHTAQPQTVPLPAEQSFHDHLAQRDVRERLDLAAYGVALLERSARA; via the coding sequence CGCTACGACTTCGGCTGGCTAGACCAGGTGATCGAGAAGTTGAGCGCCGCCGGACGCTGGCTATGCCTGGCCACGCCCACGGCGGCCCAGCCGGCCTGGATGTCGCAGCGCTACCCGGACGTGCTGCGCGCCGATGAGTACGGCCGCCGTGTGCATCACGGCGGGCGGACCAACTACTGCCCCAACTCGCCCACCTATCGCCATTTCGCGGTGCAGATCGCCACGCGTCTGGCGCAACGCTATGGGCAGCTCCCCAATCTGCTGATCTGGCATGTCTCCAACGAATACGCTACCCCCTGCTACTGTACCACCTGCGCCGAGAAGTTCCGCGGCTGGCTGCGCGCGCGCTACGGTAGCCTGGAGGAGCTCAACGCGCGCTGGTGGACGCGCTTCTGGAGCCATACCTACACCGACTGGTCGCAGATCGAGCCACCCTACGCCAACGGCGAGCGTTCGATCCACGGCCTGACGCTGGACTACCGTCGCTTCCAGAGCGACTCGCTGCTGGAGTGCTTCTGCCTGGAGCGCGATGCGCTGCGCGCGATCACACCCGACGTGCCGATCACCACCAATTTGATGGGCACGTATCCCCACCTCAACTACCGACGCTGGGCGCGCGAAATGGATGTGGTCGCCTGGGACTGCTACCCCTGGCCCAACGCCGATCCCGCCGACATCGCCTTCAGCCACGATCTCAACCGCGGCCTGCGCGATGGTCAGCCATTTCTGTTGATGGAGCAGACGCCCAGCACCCAAAATTGGCAGCCGGTCAACGCGCTGAAGCGTCCGGGCGTGCTCCGGCTGTGGAGCTATCTGGCCGTCGCGCACGGCGCCGATTCGGTGATGTACTTTCAGTGGCGGCGCAGTCGCGGCAGTTGTGAGAAGTTCCACGGCGCGGTGGTGGAGCACAGCGGCCGCAGCGACACGCGCGTCTTCCGTGAAGTAAGCGAGCTGGGCGCCGAACTGGAGCGCCTGGGCGATCTGACGCTCGGTGCGCGCACGCCGGCGCGCGTAGCGGTGCTCTTCGATTGGGAGAACTGGTGGGCGATCGACGCGGCGGTCGGCCCGATCAATCCCAAGGAGTATGTCGGCTTCGTGCGCAAGCACTACCGCGCGCTGTGGCGGCAGGGCGTGCCCATCGACATCGTCTTCAGCGATTCGGAGCTGCAGCGCTATGCCGTGGTGATCGCGCCGATGCTCTACCTGTTGACGCCCGAGCTGGCCGAGCGGCTGCGGCACTGGGTCGCCGAGGGCGGCACGTTGATCACCACCGTCTTCAGCGGCGTGGTCGATCCTCACGACCTGGTCTTCGCAGGCGGACCGCCCGGACCGCTGCGCGAGGTTCTGGGCCTGTGGGTCGAAGAGACCGACGCGCTCTACCCGGAGCAGCGCAACCAGATCGTCTGGCCGGATGGCCGCCGCTATGCCTGCGGCACGCTCTGCGACCTGGTGCGTCTGGAGGGCGCCGAAGCGCTGGCGACCTTTGGCGCGGATTTCTATGCCGGCCGCCCGGCGCTGACGCGCAACCCCTACGGCAAGGGCCAGGCCTTCTACCTGGCAACCGACGCCGAAGCGCGCTTGCTGGAGGAGTGGTATGGCGCGCTGCTGGCCGAGCACGGCATCGCACCGGCGCTGCGCGCGCCCGCCGGCGTTGAAGTCGTGCCGCGCGAGACGGGCACGCGCCGCCTGCTGTTCGTGCTCAACCACACCGCCCAGCCGCAGACGGTGCCGCTGCCGGCGGAGCAGTCCTTCCACGATCACCTGGCGCAGCGCGACGTCCGTGAGCGGCTCGATCTGGCGGCCTACGGGGTAGCGCTCCTTGAAAGGAGCGCTCGCGCATAG